The following is a genomic window from Vibrio cyclitrophicus.
ATAAGGTCTTCATTTTTGACTCCTTGAATTAGCAAACGGTCATTGGAAAGTACGTATTGATTTGAATGCTTCAAACCCAACACTGAATATTTAAAACAAAAAACCAGCCACACAACAATAGTGTGACTGGTTTTTACCTAACGGTCTATTTGAAGAAACTAGTATTCGTAGTTGGCTTCACGCTTTTCAGCTTGCTCTTCCCATTTAGGAACAACCGTGTCTAAGAAGTGCTGTTTCTCTGCGTTCATCTTATCCATGTCCATTCCAAGCGCTTTTTGAGCCGCTTCTTTGGTCGAGATATCTGGAATTTCGATTGGATCGGTGATGCCTTTCTTCGCCAGTAGACGAACAATTTTAGTTCGAGCATCCGCTGCGCGATCAACGGCAGTACCTAGTACTTCTAGAGCGATTTCAGGTGCGTGCATATGAATACCGTGAGACGCAATAGCGTAGTCCCAACGCCATTGAGCGTGACGGATATCCAGTAGGATAGGCTCCATCTCTTGCTCTGTCGCACCGGCTTCCCATGCCGCACCTGCTTCAAAGTGAGCGGCTACGATTTGCTTCTCAGCAGTCAGCTTCATGTTCAGAACTTGTGCTTTACGGCTTGAAACGATGTTACGCATGGTTTCTTTCGATTGAGTGTGACAGTTTGCACATGTATCTTCGAAGCGGTCGAATGGGTTACCCACTTTATGGTCGGTATAAACAGTGCCATCTTCTTTGGTCACTTTCGGCATATGACAGTCTGCACAGACGACTTTATTTTTGCCGTGGATACCTTCACGCCATGTTTCGAAACCAGGGTGCTGTGCTTTCAGCATTGGTGCTTTCGATACTTTATGAGTCCAATCTTTAAAGTTGATCGCATCATAGTAACGTTCCATATCGCCGACGGTTGTACCTTGGTCTCAAGGGAATTTTACGCCTTTGGTTGGCCCGGTGAAGTAGTATTCCACATGACATTGGGCACAAACTGAAGCTTGTTGGTCTAAACGGCTTTGCTCATCAAACTTTTTACCAATTGCTTCAAATGCACGTTCAACATAAGGACGAGTGACCTTCAGTGCTGGCTCACCATTTTTGAAGCCTTCGCTTTGGGTATCGTGACAGTCTGAACATCCAATAGGGTTAATGATCTCGTTACCAAGACGCGCCCATTTACCCTCGAAGTAACCATCTTCGCCACGCTCTTCGATAACACGCGCTACATCTGGGCTCTTACAGCTCCAACACGCCATTGGCATAGGGCCAGAATTTTCGTCCGTCGGTCCGCCAGTACGAAGTGTTTGTCGTACATCGTCAATCGCATAAAAGTGACCACGAGCCTTGTTGTAATCTTTTGCAAAGCCGTAGCCAGCCCACATGATAACCATGTTCGGATCTTCTTTTAGTGCGTCTTCAATGGTTTCGCTTTCTGACGTCTGTCTCCATGAATGATATTGATCTGGGTGATTTTGCTCGAACTGGTCGTTACGAGGATCGCCAATTTCTTTTTGTTCAGGCGCAGCAAAACTGGTCGCGCTTGCTAGTGATGCGCTAACCATTAATAGTGCTGTGACCGAATTACGTATCCAATGCTTTTTCACAGTGATATCTCCAATATACTGATTTTTATACCAAGCGTTGTGAGTTTGCTATTCAAATTAAGAACTGGAGAATTCCTGTTTATATTAATTCATAACTGAACACATTTTGTTACGTGTTGGATATAGATTGTCTCAGATCAATTTATGACAGTGACCTTAATCACGCTGAAGTTTATATAACCCTAAAGTGGTATTTAAAGTTAGATTGATTAGAATTTAACTGAGAATTATTATCATATATAACAAACAATTACCTAAATTGACCATGATGTAAATAGGGTGATTGCGTTCACAAATTAACCTGTCGAAATTTCATGTTACCCAATTAGAGGTATATTCTAACAATAGAAAGCGTTGTGGCTTATCCAAAATAAGAATTGATATCATTTAAGCGGTAATAATATCGTTTAAGGGTACTTTTGTTTAACCGGAATATTATTTAGTTGAGAGTTAAATAATGCCGGTATAAGGAAAGGATAAAATGGGCAATATTAAATTGGCCATAGTCATAATGCTTAAATCCCTTCTAGCATTCTGCCTCTATGGTTATTCCATTCATGCTGTTGCTGAGCCTGCTGTTACGCCAGTAGGAGAATCAACAAGACATGAAGTCGAATTAATCCGCGACAAAGACTACAAGTGTGTTCAATGCCATAAAGATTCAAAAGAAACGGTATTGGGTTCACATGGTGAAAGTGCACACGCTTTGCTTGGCCGCGAAGTAAATTGTACCGACTGTCATAGTTCTATTAGCCCCGATCACCGTGAAGGTGCACCTAAAGTGGTGAAGTATCGTGAGGCTCAATCACAACCTGGAACCGAGAAGGTTTTCTTAGACCCTAAATTAATCCTAGATGCCAATAGCCAATGTATCGATTGTCACCAACCTGATGATCTCCGCGAAGCGAGTTGGACTCACGATGTTCACGCGCAAAACTTAACGTGTTCAAACTGCCATGATGTTCATGCGACTGAAGCAAAGGTGTTGGGCTTAGATAAGAAGCAAACCATCAAGCTGTGTGTGGATTGCCATTCAGACTTCAACCAGAAGAAAGAAGAGGAGTAATCTATGAGTTGCTCAAGAAGAAACTTTTTAGCAGGCGCGGGTGCCGTTATTTTTACCACAGGTGTAGCGGGAACTGCGGCGGTAACAAGTCGCAAGACGCTAGCTAATGTTCAAGAAGATGGCACTAAACGTTATGGAATGATTCATGACGAAACCGCTTGTATTGGTTGTACCGCCTGTACCGAAGCATGTCGTGAAGTAAACAAAGTACCTGAAGGTGTATCGCGCTTAGAAATTATTAAGAGTGATCCCCAAGGCGAATATCCCAATGTTGATTACCGTTTTACTCGTAACTCTTGCCAGCATTGTGATAACGCACCTTGTGTGATGGTTTGCCCAACAGGCGCGGCCTACAAAGATGAAAAAACGGGCATTGTCGATGTGCATCAAGAGAAGTGCGTCGGTTGTGGTTATTGTCTATTGGCTTGCCCATACCAAGTGCGCTTTTTCCATCCAGAAAACAAGTCCGCAGATAAGTGTAACTTCTGTCGAGACACTAATTTAGCACAAGGGAAGTTGCCGGCTTGTGTCGAATCTTGCCCAACCAAAGCGCTGACATTCGGTGATTTGAATGACCCTAAGAGTGAGATAAACCGAGTACTTCAATCCGAGGTGGTTTACAGAGATAAAGCCTATCTAGGCACTCAACCAAAACTCTATAAAGTGCCACACCAAAAAGGGGAGATTTGATTATGAGTGCATGGGACGCAGCTTTTCAGTCTGGTACGGTGGTATGGGACTGGATTATAGCAATCTATCTATTTCTCGCGGGGATGTCGGCGGGTGCCGTAATGATCTCCATTTACCTAAAACGTAAGGTCATTGAAGGCGATCCTGCTCATAATGGTGTGCTAAAGGCCACGGCTTTTCTTGCGCCATTTGGGATCATTTCAGGTCTGCTTATCTTGGTTTTCCACCTGACAAAACCGTTATCCTTTTGGAAGATCATGATCTTCTATAACCCAACGTCAGTGATGTCGATGGGTGTGATCTTATTCCAAGTGTATATGGTGATCCTATTCCTTTGGATCGGCATTATATTCCGAGATCAAATTGTCGTGTTCTTGAATGACCAAGCATGGTTAAAAGGACGACTCGATTTTGTCGGTAACTGGATTGGCAAATTAGAGGTGGTTGAGAATGCTTTGGAAATATTCCTAGCGGTTCTCGCATTGATGCTTGCTGCTTATACGGGCTTCTTGCTGTCAGCTTTAAATACCTTCCCACTATTGAATAACCCAGTACTGCCGATCTTGTTCTTGTTCTCGAGTTTATCTTCGGGTGCGGCGGCGTGTATTTTATTTGGTGTGTTGGTCTTTAAAGAATCACCTCATAGCCCGAGTATTTCATGGATCCACGGATTCGAACGCCCGGTCGTGATGTTTGAGTTGTTTGTTCTTATTACTTTCTTTACTGGGCTGATCTTCGCTGGTGGTCAAAGTGAGCAAGCAGTCTGGAACGCAATCGGCAGTGGATTCTGGGCGAACTGGTTCTGGTACGGCGTCATCGGTGTTGGCATGGTTTTACCATTGTTGTTGAATGCAGTGACACCAACTTCAATTCGCCATAGCTCGGTGTATATTTTCTCCGTGACTTCGCTAAGTCTAATGGGCGTATTAATGCTGCGAACTTTTGTTCTTTACGCAGGGCAATTAACGCTCGCTTAAGTTTGTTAGTGAGTGGATGTTGGACAATTGACATCTGCTCACTAGATACCGTTTCGTTGAGCAACAGAAGCTAGTTGAGTAACAGGAGCTAGTTGGTCAATAAAAGCGAATAACGGTTTAACTTGGCTCTGCTCCGGTAGAGTCTTATTGAGGTGATATGGTCGGTTCTTTGGGGCTGTTTAGTTTAGTGTTGGTTGCTGTGCTCAGTAGCCTTATTGGCGTGCATTCGTTTTATCAAATGCTAAATAAACGGGCGCAAAATCTAGGCTTAATCCGTAGTTTCTCTCTTTCAAGTGCATTTTTTTCTCTCACTTCTGTCGCATTGCTTGGCTATGCCTTTGTCAGTGATGACTTCTCTATTCTCTATGTCGCTGAACATTCAAATACCCAATTACCCTCATTTTTTAAGCTTGCGGCCGTATGGGCAGGACATGAAGGTTCCTTGTTGTTTTGGGTACTGACGATCAGCGTCTGGTCTGGCGTGATCGCCTTACAAAAACACTATTCGAATGAATACCAAAGCCGAGTGCTGTGGGTGATGAACCTACTGCTCGCGATATTTGCTTGGTTCACGTTATTCGCATCAAATCCGTTTGAAATGAATTCGATCTTGCCGCTAGAAGGGCGTGACCTTAACCCAATGTTGCAAGATGTTGGTCTGATTTTTCACCCGCCATTGCTTTACCTTGGCTATGTAGGCTTTTCTGTGGTGCTGGCATTTGCAGTTGCTGCTTTGCTGGTTGATCCAATAGAATTTGATTGGGTTGTCCATTGCCGAAGTTGGTGTCTTGTTGCGTGGATCTTTTTAACTGCAGGGATCATTCTTGGCTCTTGGTGGGCGTATTACGAATTAGGCTGGGGCGGCTGGTGGTTCTGGGATCCGGTTGAGAATGCCAGCTTGCTGCCATGGCTTACTTCGACAGCTTTACTGCATAGTCTAGGCGTTGCCAAGGGTAAGCAACAGCTTCTTAAGTGGTCTCTTAGCCTTGCTTTCATTACATTTTGCTTGAGTATCTTAGGCACGTTTATTGTTCGTTCTGGCGTACTTACATCGGTACACGCTTTTGCAGTTGACCCAACCAAAGGTATCGCACTACTACTTATATTAGTGCTGGTGCTGGTGAGTTCATTTTCTCTGCTTATCATCAGAGAGGAGTCTTTTGAATCAAGTCCGATTACGAGTTTCGCCAGTAAGAGCTTTTTGAGTTTAGTCGCCGTGCTCATTTTTGTTTTGGCAACGACAGTTGTGGTGTTTGGTACGTTTTATCCAATGATCTTTGAACTGCTTGGGTTAGGGAACATATCGGTAGGTGCGCCTTACTTTAACCTACTGATTGCGCCTTTGGCTTTGCTCGCACTTGGTGTGATTGGTTTAGCCCCATTGTTGAGCGTTAAACCTCAAGCAACCAAAGGTGTTATTTTATTGTTAGCTGTGTTGTCGTTGGCATTGGGTTACGTTTGTTATTCATGGCAAGTGGAACAAGTCCAACGACAAGTGATGGTTTTGATGACATGGTCACTCGCATTTTGGGTTTTACTTACTCATGTTTATGGCTTAGCGGTAACGCGCAGTTCCAAGTTCCAACGCAAAGTCTGGGTGATGACATTTGCTCATGTTGGTATTGCGGTCTTGGCTATAGGCGCTGCAATGAACAGTTACCACTCGTTTGAGCGCAGCTATAAACTAAGCCCAGGTACACAAGTAGAGTTCATGGGTTGGACGCTTTCTCATCGGGATACTGAGCTTTATGTCGCCTCAAATTTTACCGCAGAGAAGGCGATACTTAAGCTAGAAACTGGCGAGCAAAGTTTGTCCATTACACCTGAAAGAAGACATTACCAAGTTCGAGTGATGAACATGAGCGAGCCCGCAATGAAATGGTTCTGGCATGGCGATGTGTATATCACCATGGGCGAGAAAATAGACTCAGCAGCCTATGCATTTCGTGTTCAATACAAGGCGTATGCGCGCTGGATCTGGTTTGGCGGGTTGTTCTCCATTATCGGCGCTTTACTCTCATTGACTCATCGTAAAAAGAAAACTGATAAGGCTGCACAGTATGCATACCAGCGTTCGTAACAAGCTAATTACTCTCATTGTCTTGGCATTAATAGTGGTGTTGGGATTTGTCTTTGCGCTTGACAGTAAGCAACAAACGACCAGCGTTTCAGAGCAAAAAAGGGCATTTCCAGAATTCATATCTACTGCGTTAGTGAATAGTGAAAGCGTCAGTGGTCAGCAGGAAATTACGCTCGCTGATGTCACACAGCATCCTTACCAACTGGTCAATGTATGGGCTTCATGGTGCGGTATTTGTAAAACGGAACATGCTTTTCTGACCGAGTTGCGAAAGAAAGGCATTCCAATTGTTGGGCTAAATTATCGGGATAATTCAGGGACAGCGATCAATGTGTTATTGAGCGACGGCAATCCGTACTCAGTAGTGATCAGTGATCCTCAAGGTAAACTGGCGCTAGAGTTGGGCGTAATTGGAACCCCTGAAACGTATCTAGTCGATGCCAATGGCCAGATCATTAAAAAGCTATTGGGCGTGATTAATGAAACGGTATGGAAAGATGAACTTGCGATGTATTTTGATGGTGTGAATGGATGATGAAGTCTCTAATACAAACGTTGTTTATGCTGTCAGCTCTTGTAGTGATTAGCCTTCCTACCATGGCTGAAGAGTTGTTTACTGCCAGTAATAAAGATACGAGTATTCAAGTTGAACTGTTTGAGTTTGAAAACCCAGAACAACAGCAACGTGCTATCAGCTTGGCGAAAACGTTACGCTGTCCACAATGTCAAAACCAAAATCTGATTGAATCCAACTCACCGATAGCAAAAGACTTACGCCTTATTGTGTTCAATATGGTGAAAGCAGGGCATAGTAATAATGAAATTACTCAATATATGACGGAAAGGTTTGGTGAATTTGTGCTTTATAAACCAGCAATGAACACCTCTAACTTATTGCTCTGGTTGATGCCAAGTGTTCTTTTTTTTCTATTTATATATTTATCAATAAAAAGCGTTAGAAAGAGCTCATAAAAATTATGTATTACTGTTTACGAATTGACCTGTATTTTGTAACATTAAAGGATTATAAAGGCTAAGCACTGTTATATAAGGATGTATCTGTGGACAACGTAATCTCAAATTTAAAGAAAGAGTTCTATACTCATGTCCGATCTGACAAATGGGCAAAAAAATACAGTGCTAAATCGAGCATTTCTACGCTTACGCAGGAAGAACTGACTGAACTTGAGAATGCTTGGGTGCAGCTTGTCATCTGGAAGCAAACCCAAGTAAGTTGATCGTGCTGTAAAAAGTATCGCCTTAGCCGCACCAGATAAATTTATAACCCCATGTTGGTCATCCCAATGTGGGTTTTTTTGTTGCTTGAAAAATAATTGTTATAATATAACAATTTGTGGGTGGTCGACCTTGAAAAAAATTGTTAACAGCCTCATAGTGTCTATCATTAGATAGTTCGCTACAAAATATTGCCTAGACATATAGCGTAGTGTTGTTAAATACATAGAATTTTCAAGTGAGTATAGCTATGGCGGAAGTACGTGCCAGAATAGATTTCAAAGTAGGGGTAACAAGCAGCATTGATGCTGAACTTCTGTCTTTTCATGGGTTGAAAACAGATAAAGAGCATGTTGCTGTGATATTTAAGTCAGCAGATAAGACACAAGACATACCTCTTGTTCGTATGCACTCTGAGTGTCTTACTGGTGATGTATTCCATTCTTCTCGCTGTGACTGTGGCGAGCAGC
Proteins encoded in this region:
- the nrfF gene encoding heme lyase NrfEFG subunit NrfF, encoding MMKSLIQTLFMLSALVVISLPTMAEELFTASNKDTSIQVELFEFENPEQQQRAISLAKTLRCPQCQNQNLIESNSPIAKDLRLIVFNMVKAGHSNNEITQYMTERFGEFVLYKPAMNTSNLLLWLMPSVLFFLFIYLSIKSVRKSS
- the nrfB gene encoding cytochrome c nitrite reductase pentaheme subunit; the protein is MGNIKLAIVIMLKSLLAFCLYGYSIHAVAEPAVTPVGESTRHEVELIRDKDYKCVQCHKDSKETVLGSHGESAHALLGREVNCTDCHSSISPDHREGAPKVVKYREAQSQPGTEKVFLDPKLILDANSQCIDCHQPDDLREASWTHDVHAQNLTCSNCHDVHATEAKVLGLDKKQTIKLCVDCHSDFNQKKEEE
- the nrfC gene encoding cytochrome c nitrite reductase Fe-S protein, with protein sequence MSCSRRNFLAGAGAVIFTTGVAGTAAVTSRKTLANVQEDGTKRYGMIHDETACIGCTACTEACREVNKVPEGVSRLEIIKSDPQGEYPNVDYRFTRNSCQHCDNAPCVMVCPTGAAYKDEKTGIVDVHQEKCVGCGYCLLACPYQVRFFHPENKSADKCNFCRDTNLAQGKLPACVESCPTKALTFGDLNDPKSEINRVLQSEVVYRDKAYLGTQPKLYKVPHQKGEI
- the nrfD gene encoding cytochrome c nitrite reductase subunit NrfD; protein product: MSAWDAAFQSGTVVWDWIIAIYLFLAGMSAGAVMISIYLKRKVIEGDPAHNGVLKATAFLAPFGIISGLLILVFHLTKPLSFWKIMIFYNPTSVMSMGVILFQVYMVILFLWIGIIFRDQIVVFLNDQAWLKGRLDFVGNWIGKLEVVENALEIFLAVLALMLAAYTGFLLSALNTFPLLNNPVLPILFLFSSLSSGAAACILFGVLVFKESPHSPSISWIHGFERPVVMFELFVLITFFTGLIFAGGQSEQAVWNAIGSGFWANWFWYGVIGVGMVLPLLLNAVTPTSIRHSSVYIFSVTSLSLMGVLMLRTFVLYAGQLTLA
- a CDS encoding DsbE family thiol:disulfide interchange protein; its protein translation is MHTSVRNKLITLIVLALIVVLGFVFALDSKQQTTSVSEQKRAFPEFISTALVNSESVSGQQEITLADVTQHPYQLVNVWASWCGICKTEHAFLTELRKKGIPIVGLNYRDNSGTAINVLLSDGNPYSVVISDPQGKLALELGVIGTPETYLVDANGQIIKKLLGVINETVWKDELAMYFDGVNG
- a CDS encoding heme lyase CcmF/NrfE family subunit, with the protein product MVGSLGLFSLVLVAVLSSLIGVHSFYQMLNKRAQNLGLIRSFSLSSAFFSLTSVALLGYAFVSDDFSILYVAEHSNTQLPSFFKLAAVWAGHEGSLLFWVLTISVWSGVIALQKHYSNEYQSRVLWVMNLLLAIFAWFTLFASNPFEMNSILPLEGRDLNPMLQDVGLIFHPPLLYLGYVGFSVVLAFAVAALLVDPIEFDWVVHCRSWCLVAWIFLTAGIILGSWWAYYELGWGGWWFWDPVENASLLPWLTSTALLHSLGVAKGKQQLLKWSLSLAFITFCLSILGTFIVRSGVLTSVHAFAVDPTKGIALLLILVLVLVSSFSLLIIREESFESSPITSFASKSFLSLVAVLIFVLATTVVVFGTFYPMIFELLGLGNISVGAPYFNLLIAPLALLALGVIGLAPLLSVKPQATKGVILLLAVLSLALGYVCYSWQVEQVQRQVMVLMTWSLAFWVLLTHVYGLAVTRSSKFQRKVWVMTFAHVGIAVLAIGAAMNSYHSFERSYKLSPGTQVEFMGWTLSHRDTELYVASNFTAEKAILKLETGEQSLSITPERRHYQVRVMNMSEPAMKWFWHGDVYITMGEKIDSAAYAFRVQYKAYARWIWFGGLFSIIGALLSLTHRKKKTDKAAQYAYQRS